One region of Vigna angularis cultivar LongXiaoDou No.4 chromosome 10, ASM1680809v1, whole genome shotgun sequence genomic DNA includes:
- the LOC108335695 gene encoding geranylgeranyl pyrophosphate synthase 7, chloroplastic: MASPYACLNSSMLSTPSPLFLTPPFRTLTLLPNPTKPPTPKLSSFPSLSVSAVPAKVDTAVRIPEIEDFDFKVYMLHKAHTVNQALDAAIALRDPEKIHKAMRYSLLAGGKRIRPILCIAACELVGGDDATAIPAACAVEMIHTMSLIHDDLPCMDNDDLRRGKPTNHKVFGEDVAVLAGDALLAFAFEHLAAATEGVSPARVVRAIGELAKSIGGDGLVAGQVVDLDSEGASNVGLERLEFIHVHKTAALLEAAVVLGAIVGGGSDEEIEKLRKFARCIGLLFQVVDDILDVTKSSEELGKTAGKDLVADKVTYPKLLGIQKSKEFAEKLLLEAKEQLFGFDPRKAAPLFALTNYIAYRQS; encoded by the coding sequence ATGGCTTCTCCTTATGCCTGTCTCAATTCCTCCATGCTCAGCACACCTTCACCTCTCTTTCTCACTCCCCCTTTTCGCACTCTCACACTGCTTCCCAATCCCACCAAACCACCAACGCCAAAACTCTCATCTTTTCCCTCTCTCTCCGTCTCTGCTGTGCCCGCTAAGGTAGACACCGCTGTGAGAATACCGGAAATCGAAGATTTTGATTTCAAAGTCTACATGCTCCACAAGGCCCACACGGTGAACCAAGCCTTGGACGCAGCCATTGCGCTGCGCGACCCGGAGAAGATCCACAAAGCCATGCGCTACTCCCTTCTTGCCGGCGGCAAGAGGATCCGCCCCATCCTCTGTATCGCTGCCTGCGAGCTCGTCGGTGGCGATGATGCCACTGCCATCCCAGCCGCCTGCGCCGTCGAGATGATCCATACCATGTCGCTCATCCACGACGATCTGCCATGCATGGACAACGACGACCTCCGACGCGGCAAGCCGACCAACCACAAGGTCTTCGGCGAGGATGTGGCGGTTCTTGCCGGCGATGCGCTGCTCGCGTTCGCGTTTGAGCACTTGGCGGCGGCGACCGAGGGTGTGTCCCCAGCGCGCGTGGTTCGTGCGATTGGGGAGTTGGCGAAATCGATCGGAGGAGATGGCCTTGTGGCGGGACAGGTGGTGGATTTAGATTCGGAAGGAGCCTCGAATGTGGGGCTGGAGAGGTTGGAATTCATTCATGTGCACAAAACGGCGGCGTTGCTGGAAGCTGCGGTTGTGTTGGGCGCAATAGTGGGAGGTGGGTCGGACGAGGAGATTGAGAAATTAAGGAAGTTCGCTAGGTGCAttggtttgttgtttcaggtggTGGATGACATTCTGGATGTAACTAAGTCGTCCGAGGAATTGGGGAAGACGGCGGGGAAGGACTTGGTGGCTGATAAGGTCACGTACCCTAAACTTTTAGGGATACAGAAGTCCAAAGAGTTTGCTGAGAAACTGTTGCTGGAAGCGAAGGAACAATTGTTTGGATTTGATCCCCGAAAGGCAGCTCCTTTATTTGCATTAACCAATTACATTGCTTACAGGcaaagttaa
- the LOC108335697 gene encoding NEDD8-conjugating enzyme Ubc12, with the protein MIKLFKVKEKQRELAENASGGPPVKKQSAGELRLHKDISELNLPQSCTIHFPNGKDDLMNFEVSIRPDDGYYICGTFLFSFQVSPIYPHEAPKVKCKTKVYHPNIDLEGNVCLNILREDWKPVLNINTVIYGLYHLFTEPNYEDPLNHDAAAVLRGNPRLFESNVRRAMSGGYVGQTFFPRYI; encoded by the exons atgattaaactttttaaagTAAAGGAAAAACAGAGAGAACTTGCAGAAAATGCAAGTGGTGGACCACCCGTTAAGAAGCAGAGTGCTGGCGAGTTGCGTCTTCACAaag ATATAAGTGAGCTGAATCTACCACAATCTTGTACCATACATTTCCCCAATGGAAAAGATGACCTCATGAACTTTGAAGTTTCAATTCGACCCGATGATGGATATTACAT ATGTGgcacatttttgttttcttttcaagtgTCTCCCATCTATCCACATGAAGCGCCAAAGGTTAAGTGCAAGACAAAG GTCTATCATCCAAATATTGACTTGGAAGGAAATGTTTGTCTAAACATCTTACGAGAAGATTGGAAACCTGTCCTTAATATAAACACTGTCATCTATGGCTTGTATCATCTCTTCACG GAACCAAATTATGAGGATCCACTGAATCACGATGCCGCTGCTGTGTTGAGAGGGAACCCAAGGTTGTTTGAATCTAATGTTAGGAGGGCAATGTCAGGAGGGTATGTGGGGCAAACCTTTTTCCCTCGTTATATTTAG
- the LOC108335694 gene encoding uncharacterized protein LOC108335694 yields MKTRQIFGVSLSLVLINLAAVMERADENLLPSVYKEVSEAFNAGPSDLGYLTFIRNFVQGLSSPLAGILVIHYDRPTVLAMGTFCWALSTAAVGVCHSFLQVSFWRAINGFGLAIVIPALQSFIADSYRDGVRGTGFGLLSLIGNLGGIGGGVLATVMAGKQFWGIEGWRCAFVLMATLSALIGFLVLLYVVDPGKRFPTTRDAGESSDRDDSIYKGNASAASIWKDSWAATKAVIKVKTFQIIVLQGIIGSLPWTAMVFFTMWFELIGFDNNTSATLLGLFAIGCAMGSLIGGSIADRLSQVYPHSARTMCAQFSAFMGIPFSWILLRVIPQSVSSFLTFSVTLFMMGLTISWNGTAANAPMFAEVVPVKHRTMIYAFDRAFEVSFSSIAAPLVGILSEKMFGYNSKSVDPIKGSLPEALALSKGILSMMAVPFGLCCLCYTPLYYIFKQDRENAGMLSVKEEEMM; encoded by the exons ATGAAAACCTTCTTCCATCTGTCTATAAAGAAGTTAGTGAAGCATTTAATGCCGGGCCATCTGACTTGGGATACCTGACATTCATAAGAAACTTTGTTCAGGGACTGTCTTCTCCTCTGGCTGGTATACTCGTTATCCACTACGATCGCCCAACTGTTCTTGCTATGGGCACTTTCTGCTGGGCGTTATCTACAGCTGCTGTGGGTGTTTGCCACAGTTTTCTGCAGGTTTCATTCTGGAGAGCAATAAATGGCTTTGGTTTGGCAATTGTGATTCCAGCACTCCAGTCTTTCATTGCTGATAGCTACAGGGATGGAGTGAGAGGAACTGGGTTTGGATTGCTGAGTCTCATTGGTAACTTAGGAGGCATAGGAGGTGGTGTTCTGGCTACTGTCATGGCTGGAAAACAGTTTTGGGGCATAGAAGGATGGCGATGTGCATTCGTTTTGATGGCAACTTTGAGTGCATTAATTGGATTTCTTGTTTTACTGTACGTTGTTGACCCAGGAAAAAGATTTCCTACCACTCGAGATGCTGGTGAGAGTTCAGACAG AGATGACTCTATCTATAAAGGCAATGCTAGTGCAGCATCAATCTGGAAGGACTCTTGGGCAGCCACGAAAGCTGTGATAAAGGtgaaaacatttcaaataatCGTCTTACAGGGCATTATTGGGTCACTGCCGTGGACTGCCATGGTGTTCTTCACAATGTGGTTCGAACTAATTG GTTTTGATAACAATACTTCGGCAACCCTTCTTGGTCTTTTTGCAATTGGATGTGCCATGGGATCTTTGATAGGTGGATCAATAGCTGATCGATTATCGCAAGTCTACCCTCATTCTGCTCGGACCATGTGCGCACAGTTCAGTGCCTTTATGGGCATTCCATTCTCATGGATTCTTCTCAGGGTGATCCCTCAGTCAGTAAGTAGTTTTCTTACCTTTTCTGTGACCCTCTTTATGATGGGTCTAACAATCAGCTGGAACGGTACGGCTGCAAATGCTCCTATGTTTGCTGAGGTAGTTCCTGTCAAGCACCGTACCATGATTTATGCATTTGATCGAGCTTTTGAAGTCTCGTTTTCTTCTATAGCGGCTCCACTGGTGGGGATTCTTTCTGAGAAAATGTTTGGCTATAACTCAAAGTCCGTTGATCCCATCAAAGGATCTTTACCAGAGGCGCTTGCCTTGTCAAAGGGCATTCTTTCTATGATGGCTGTTCCATTTGGTTTGTGTTGTTTATGCTACACCCCTCTATACTACATATTTAAGCAGGACCGTGAAAATGCTGGAATGCTTTCTGTGAAAGAGGAGGAGATGATGTGA